One stretch of Mycolicibacterium fallax DNA includes these proteins:
- a CDS encoding polyadenylate-specific 3'-exoribonuclease AS: protein MRFFYDTEFIDDGRTIELISIGVVAEDGREYYAVSTEFNPADAGPWVRANVLPKLPSPASKLWRSRRQIREDLEGFFGIDGPEPVELWAWVGAYDHVVLAQLWGPMTGLPAGIPRFTRELKQLWDEAGRPPLPALPDDNHDALVDARHNLAKYAAISGFRRRPS, encoded by the coding sequence GTGCGTTTCTTCTACGACACCGAGTTCATCGACGACGGCCGCACCATCGAGCTGATCTCGATCGGCGTGGTCGCCGAGGACGGCCGCGAGTACTACGCGGTGTCCACCGAATTCAACCCGGCCGACGCCGGGCCGTGGGTGCGGGCCAACGTGCTGCCCAAGCTGCCGTCACCGGCGTCCAAACTGTGGCGCTCGCGTCGGCAGATCCGGGAGGACCTGGAGGGCTTCTTCGGCATCGACGGCCCGGAACCGGTCGAACTGTGGGCCTGGGTCGGCGCCTACGACCACGTCGTGCTGGCCCAGCTGTGGGGGCCGATGACCGGCCTGCCGGCGGGAATCCCGCGGTTCACCCGGGAGCTCAAGCAGCTCTGGGACGAGGCGGGCCGCCCGCCGCTGCCGGCGCTGCCCGACGACAACCACGACGCCCTGGTCGACGCCCGGCACAACCTGGCCAAATACGCGGCGATCAGCGGCTTTCGCCGGCGGCCGAGCTAA
- a CDS encoding glycosyltransferase 87 family protein, with product MTRLPDTGANVTSRRRGPRWVWQAAILIAFGAVSWWLFTHTNYRIDIDVYRMGGRAWLDGKELYAAGSSFHTQAGIDLPFTYPPLAAIVFAPFAWLGLPAASALITGITLVLLVVSTQIVLARLGVPAGGTAARWWLAAAITAPAALLLEPLHANFDFGQINVVLMTLVIADCVPRRTPWPRGLLIGLAIAVKLTPAVFLLYFLLHRDFRAARTALLSFLAATALGFALAWRDSVQYWTTTIHDTDRIGTATLNTNQNISAALARLGLAEGPRFLLWAVLCVLVLAVTVWAGRYTERAGESLLTLIAVAMFGLVVSPVSWSHHWVWVLPTLLTLAVLARRWRSAGLAVLTAAGLLLLTSYPLLLMPEHREAEAAWWRQLIGTSYLWWALAVIVVIGVVCRTRARISPPPTPAGGTPTGPAAPALRPL from the coding sequence ATGACTCGGCTGCCCGACACGGGTGCGAATGTGACTTCCCGGCGGCGCGGCCCGCGGTGGGTGTGGCAAGCGGCGATCCTGATCGCGTTCGGCGCGGTCTCCTGGTGGCTGTTCACCCACACCAACTACCGGATCGACATCGACGTGTACCGGATGGGCGGACGGGCCTGGCTCGACGGCAAGGAGCTCTACGCCGCCGGTTCGTCGTTCCACACCCAGGCCGGCATCGACCTGCCGTTCACCTATCCCCCGCTGGCCGCGATCGTGTTCGCGCCGTTCGCCTGGCTGGGGTTGCCCGCGGCCAGCGCGCTGATCACCGGTATCACGCTGGTGCTGCTGGTGGTCTCGACGCAGATCGTGCTGGCCCGCCTGGGTGTGCCGGCCGGCGGCACCGCCGCCCGGTGGTGGCTGGCCGCGGCGATCACCGCGCCCGCCGCACTGCTGCTCGAACCCCTGCACGCCAACTTCGACTTCGGCCAGATCAACGTGGTGCTGATGACGCTGGTCATCGCCGACTGCGTGCCCCGGCGCACCCCGTGGCCGCGGGGGCTGCTGATCGGTCTTGCCATCGCCGTGAAACTGACCCCGGCGGTGTTCCTGCTCTACTTCCTGCTGCACCGCGATTTCCGGGCGGCCCGCACCGCCCTGCTGTCCTTCCTGGCCGCCACCGCGCTCGGGTTCGCCCTGGCCTGGCGGGATTCGGTGCAGTACTGGACCACCACGATCCACGACACCGACCGGATCGGCACCGCGACGCTGAACACCAACCAGAACATCTCCGCGGCGCTGGCCCGGCTGGGCCTGGCCGAGGGGCCGCGATTCCTGCTGTGGGCGGTGCTGTGCGTGCTGGTGCTGGCCGTCACGGTGTGGGCGGGCCGGTACACCGAGCGGGCCGGCGAATCGCTGCTGACGCTGATCGCCGTGGCGATGTTCGGTCTGGTGGTCTCGCCGGTGTCCTGGTCGCATCACTGGGTGTGGGTGTTGCCGACGCTGCTGACCCTCGCGGTGCTGGCCCGCCGCTGGCGCAGCGCCGGGTTGGCCGTGCTGACCGCCGCCGGACTGCTGCTGTTGACCAGCTACCCGCTGCTGCTGATGCCCGAGCACCGGGAGGCCGAGGCGGCGTGGTGGCGCCAGCTGATCGGCACGTCGTATCTGTGGTGGGCGCTGGCGGTCATCGTGGTGATCGGCGTGGTGTGCCGAACTCGGGCCCGGATCAGCCCGCCGCCGACTCCGGCAGGCGGGACCCCGACGGGGCCGGCCGCGCCGGCGCTGCGACCTCTTTGA
- a CDS encoding lysophospholipid acyltransferase family protein, translating to MWYWLFKYIFLGPLLYVIGRPQTRGMEHLPVDGPAILASNHLAVMDSFYLPLMVRRRITFLAKQEYFTGTGVKGRLLAWFYTVAGQVPIDRADADAAQAALATAERILSQGKLLGMYPEGTRSPDGRLYKGKTGLARLALETGVPVIPVAMVGTDVVNPPGAKSLRFGKVEVRFGKPMDFSRFEGMAGNRFIERAVIDEVMYSLMELSGQEYVDIYAATLKEVAAPARPAPSGSRLPESAAG from the coding sequence ATGTGGTACTGGCTGTTCAAGTACATCTTCCTGGGACCGCTGCTGTACGTCATCGGCCGCCCGCAAACACGCGGCATGGAGCATCTGCCGGTTGACGGACCGGCAATCCTGGCCAGCAATCACCTGGCCGTGATGGACAGCTTCTACCTGCCGCTGATGGTGCGGCGCCGGATCACCTTCCTGGCCAAGCAGGAGTACTTCACCGGCACCGGCGTCAAGGGCCGGTTGCTGGCCTGGTTTTACACCGTCGCCGGGCAGGTACCGATCGACCGCGCCGACGCCGACGCCGCGCAGGCCGCGCTGGCGACCGCCGAGCGCATCCTGAGCCAGGGCAAGCTGCTCGGCATGTACCCGGAGGGCACCCGCAGCCCGGACGGTCGGCTGTACAAGGGCAAGACCGGCCTGGCGAGGCTGGCCCTGGAGACCGGCGTCCCGGTCATCCCGGTCGCGATGGTCGGCACCGACGTGGTCAACCCGCCCGGCGCCAAGAGCCTGCGGTTCGGCAAGGTCGAGGTGCGGTTCGGCAAGCCGATGGACTTCTCCCGGTTCGAGGGGATGGCCGGCAACCGGTTCATCGAGCGCGCCGTCATCGACGAGGTGATGTACTCGCTGATGGAACTGTCCGGTCAGGAGTACGTCGACATCTACGCGGCCACGCTCAAAGAGGTCGCAGCGCCGGCGCGGCCGGCCCCGTCGGGGTCCCGCCTGCCGGAGTCGGCGGCGGGCTGA
- a CDS encoding ArsA family ATPase encodes MSSPPPAPARISLFLGKGGVGKSTLACATAVRDASGGERVLIVSTDQAHSLGEVLGVSVPPTGLPDPVRVFTDPSSPAGTPGGLLDALALDTLALLEQGWVEVAGAVGPRFPDSELGDLAPQELSALPGVQEVLGLHTVGDLAASGAWDHVIVDCASTADALRMLTLPATFGLYLERAWPRHRRLSTDTDGPTARLVDLLERMTAGMDRLAELLAAGDRVAAHLVLTPEKVVAAEATRTLSALSLMGVRIAQLIVNQVLLQDESYAYTNLPDHPAFDWYSARIAEQCRVLDELAASIGDIELVLAPHQPGEPIGPRALARLLDNVRHRGGAAPPGPLRPVVDRESGSGLTAVYRMRLELPQVDSGSLTLGRVDDDLVIGVGGMRRRVRLASVLRRCIVVDAALRGTELTVRFRPNPEVWPA; translated from the coding sequence CTGAGTTCGCCGCCGCCGGCGCCCGCCCGGATCAGCCTGTTCCTCGGCAAGGGGGGCGTCGGTAAGTCGACGCTGGCCTGCGCGACGGCCGTGCGCGACGCGAGCGGCGGCGAGCGGGTGCTGATCGTGTCCACCGACCAGGCGCATTCGCTCGGCGAGGTGCTCGGCGTTTCGGTGCCCCCGACCGGGCTGCCCGATCCGGTGCGGGTGTTCACCGACCCGTCGTCGCCGGCCGGGACGCCCGGCGGCCTGCTCGACGCGCTGGCGCTGGACACCCTGGCGCTGCTGGAACAGGGCTGGGTCGAGGTGGCCGGCGCCGTCGGCCCGCGGTTTCCCGACTCGGAGCTGGGCGACCTGGCGCCCCAGGAGTTGTCCGCGCTACCGGGCGTCCAGGAGGTGCTCGGCCTGCACACCGTCGGCGACCTCGCCGCCTCCGGGGCCTGGGACCACGTCATCGTCGACTGCGCCTCCACCGCCGACGCGCTGCGGATGCTGACCCTGCCTGCGACCTTCGGCCTGTACCTGGAGCGGGCCTGGCCCCGGCACCGTCGGCTCAGCACCGACACCGACGGCCCGACGGCCCGGCTGGTCGACCTGCTGGAGCGGATGACCGCCGGGATGGACCGGCTCGCCGAGTTGCTGGCCGCCGGTGACCGGGTCGCCGCGCACCTGGTGCTCACCCCGGAGAAGGTGGTCGCGGCAGAGGCGACACGCACCCTGAGCGCGTTGTCGCTGATGGGCGTGCGGATCGCGCAGCTGATCGTGAACCAGGTGCTGCTGCAGGACGAGTCCTACGCCTACACCAACCTGCCCGATCACCCGGCCTTCGACTGGTACAGCGCGCGGATCGCCGAACAGTGCCGGGTGCTCGACGAACTCGCCGCCTCCATCGGCGACATCGAGTTGGTGCTGGCACCGCACCAGCCGGGGGAGCCGATCGGGCCGCGTGCGCTGGCCCGGCTGCTCGACAACGTCCGGCACCGCGGTGGCGCCGCGCCTCCGGGGCCGCTGCGGCCGGTGGTGGACCGGGAATCGGGGTCGGGGCTGACCGCCGTCTACCGGATGCGACTAGAGTTGCCGCAGGTGGACTCCGGCTCGCTGACCCTGGGCCGAGTTGATGACGATCTGGTGATCGGTGTGGGCGGAATGCGACGCCGCGTCCGGTTGGCATCGGTGCTGCGGCGCTGCATCGTCGTCGACGCCGCCCTGCGGGGCACCGAACTGACCGTGCGATTTCGACCGAATCCGGAGGTGTGGCCCGCATGA
- a CDS encoding SRPBCC family protein — translation MADKTAQTIYIEAEPSAVMDVIADIASYPDWVKEYKETEVLQVDEAGNPKTARLVLDAAVLKDTMVLAYEWPADRASVRWSLVSSSLLKALDGAYKLAPKGSGTEVTYELSVDLMIPMIGLLKRKAERRLTDTALKDLKKRAEG, via the coding sequence GTGGCGGACAAGACGGCACAGACCATTTACATCGAGGCGGAGCCGAGCGCGGTGATGGACGTCATCGCCGACATCGCCTCCTACCCGGACTGGGTCAAGGAGTACAAGGAGACCGAGGTTCTCCAGGTCGACGAGGCCGGAAACCCGAAGACCGCGCGGCTGGTGCTCGACGCCGCGGTGCTCAAGGACACCATGGTGCTGGCCTACGAGTGGCCCGCCGACCGCGCCTCGGTGCGCTGGTCGCTGGTGTCCAGCTCGCTGCTCAAGGCGCTGGACGGGGCCTACAAGCTGGCCCCCAAGGGCAGCGGCACCGAGGTGACCTACGAGCTGTCGGTCGACCTGATGATCCCGATGATCGGCCTGCTCAAGCGCAAGGCCGAGCGGCGGCTGACCGACACCGCGCTCAAGGACCTGAAGAAGCGGGCCGAGGGCTGA
- a CDS encoding polyketide cyclase / dehydrase and lipid transport, with protein sequence MNSIQVADETFVAADGALVGAVVGDPARWRRWWPDLRLAVIEERGPAGVRWQVAGSLTGTMEIWLEPMLDGVILHYYLHAEPTGSTDVANLDLAALNHRRRVAGKKMSFEVKAELEAGRPVGCAPGV encoded by the coding sequence GTGAACAGCATCCAGGTGGCCGACGAAACGTTTGTGGCGGCAGACGGTGCGCTTGTCGGAGCGGTGGTCGGCGATCCGGCGCGCTGGCGGCGGTGGTGGCCGGACCTGAGGCTGGCGGTGATCGAGGAACGCGGCCCGGCCGGAGTGCGCTGGCAGGTCGCCGGGTCGCTGACCGGGACCATGGAGATCTGGCTGGAACCGATGCTGGACGGGGTGATCCTGCACTACTACCTGCACGCCGAACCCACGGGCAGCACCGATGTCGCGAACCTGGATCTCGCGGCGCTCAACCATCGGCGCCGGGTGGCGGGCAAGAAGATGTCCTTCGAGGTCAAAGCGGAGCTGGAGGCCGGCCGGCCGGTCGGCTGCGCACCGGGGGTCTGA
- a CDS encoding AMP-dependent synthetase/ligase, which produces MREFNAPASFVVDEKDNAVSAVFEHEKNDPHYPIFQRLVDGVWTNVTCAQAAAQIRGAAQGLIARGVQPGDRVAILSATRYEWAILDYAVLSVGALTVPIYETSSQDQIRWVLQDSGAVLLIAETPEHVAIAAELRADLPDLRDVLTLEVAPGGDALAVLTADGADVDPAEVDRRVAALRASDPATMIYTSGTTGRPKGCQLTHSNLIYELRGAKDALPDLLSRNQRLLVFLPLAHVLARALAISAFHNLVTVGFTSDIKNLVPMFSVFKPTVVVSVPRVFEKVYNTAEQNAFNDGKGKIFRIAADTAIAWSEAQDTPGGPSLLLRAKHAVFDKLVYHKLRAALGGDCGASVSGGAPLGARLCHFYRGVGLTIYEGYGLTETCAAITVNRIGDMRVGTVGKLLGGNSMRIADDGEVLVRGGVVFHGYWQNEKATADAVHDGWFYTGDLGSVDEDGFLTITGRKKEIIVTAGGKNVAPAILEDQLRAHPLISQAMAVGDAQPFIAALITIDPEAWGPWKAHHGKPAEATVAELSTDPDLTAEIDRAIEHANQAVSHAESIRKFVILPVDFTIETGELTPTLKVKRNVVAEKFADDIAGLYGGRG; this is translated from the coding sequence GTGCGCGAATTCAACGCTCCCGCATCCTTCGTCGTCGACGAAAAGGACAACGCGGTATCGGCGGTGTTCGAACACGAAAAGAACGACCCGCACTACCCGATTTTCCAGCGCCTGGTCGACGGGGTATGGACCAACGTGACCTGCGCGCAGGCCGCCGCCCAGATCCGGGGCGCCGCCCAGGGCCTGATCGCCCGCGGCGTTCAGCCCGGGGACCGGGTCGCGATCCTGTCCGCGACCCGCTACGAGTGGGCCATCCTCGATTACGCGGTGCTGTCGGTCGGCGCGCTGACCGTGCCGATCTACGAGACCTCCTCGCAGGACCAGATCCGTTGGGTGCTGCAGGACTCCGGTGCGGTGCTGCTGATCGCCGAGACCCCCGAACATGTTGCGATCGCCGCCGAGCTGCGCGCCGACCTGCCGGATCTGCGCGACGTGCTGACCCTGGAGGTCGCGCCGGGCGGCGACGCGCTGGCCGTGCTGACCGCCGACGGCGCCGACGTCGATCCGGCCGAGGTTGATCGCCGGGTCGCCGCGCTGCGCGCGTCGGATCCGGCGACGATGATCTACACCTCGGGAACCACCGGCCGGCCCAAGGGCTGCCAGCTCACCCACTCCAACCTGATCTACGAGCTGCGCGGCGCCAAGGACGCGCTGCCGGACCTGCTGAGCCGCAATCAGCGACTGCTGGTGTTCCTGCCGCTGGCCCATGTGCTGGCCCGCGCGCTGGCCATCTCCGCCTTCCACAACCTGGTCACCGTCGGGTTCACCAGCGACATCAAGAACCTGGTACCGATGTTCTCGGTGTTCAAGCCGACCGTCGTGGTGTCGGTGCCGCGAGTGTTCGAGAAGGTGTACAACACCGCCGAGCAGAACGCCTTCAACGACGGCAAGGGCAAGATCTTCCGGATCGCCGCCGACACCGCGATCGCCTGGAGCGAAGCGCAGGACACCCCCGGCGGCCCGAGCCTGCTGCTGCGCGCCAAGCACGCGGTGTTCGACAAGTTGGTCTACCACAAGCTGCGGGCGGCCCTCGGCGGCGACTGCGGGGCCTCGGTGTCCGGTGGCGCGCCGCTGGGCGCGCGGTTGTGCCACTTCTACCGCGGCGTCGGACTGACCATCTATGAGGGCTACGGGCTGACCGAGACCTGCGCGGCCATCACCGTCAACCGGATCGGTGACATGCGGGTCGGCACCGTCGGAAAACTGTTGGGCGGCAACAGCATGCGCATTGCCGACGACGGCGAGGTGCTGGTCCGCGGCGGCGTGGTCTTCCACGGCTACTGGCAGAACGAGAAGGCCACCGCCGACGCGGTGCACGACGGCTGGTTCTACACCGGCGATCTCGGCTCGGTCGACGAGGACGGCTTCCTGACCATCACCGGCCGCAAGAAGGAAATCATCGTCACCGCCGGCGGCAAGAATGTCGCACCGGCGATCCTGGAGGATCAGCTGCGCGCACATCCGCTGATCAGCCAGGCGATGGCCGTCGGCGATGCGCAGCCGTTCATCGCCGCGCTGATCACCATCGACCCGGAGGCGTGGGGCCCGTGGAAGGCGCACCACGGCAAGCCGGCCGAGGCAACGGTCGCCGAGCTGTCCACCGACCCCGATCTGACCGCCGAGATCGACCGGGCCATCGAGCACGCCAACCAGGCGGTGTCGCACGCGGAATCGATCCGCAAGTTCGTGATCCTGCCGGTGGACTTCACCATCGAGACCGGTGAGCTGACGCCCACCCTCAAGGTCAAGCGCAACGTGGTGGCCGAGAAGTTCGCCGACGACATCGCCGGGCTCTACGGCGGCCGCGGCTAG